The nucleotide window TGAAAATAATACCCGTTGGGCAGTTTGAATCCTTTTATATCCGTCATCTTTACCATGGCATGACCTGTGTTCGGTGACAGGGAATCTTCAAACAATTGATCAAAATCACACCTTGAACAATTGTAATTCATGGGGCAGATCCTGTGATCGGCTCTTTGGGTCAGGGTATGACGGCAGGTTCTGTCCCGGCTGTCTTTTTTTCTCATGGCATCCTGCCAGGAAATGTGTTTTCCTGCGGCAGCAAGTTTTGTCATTGCTGCATCATATTTGCAGGTGGTACAGTCGTGATAGTGGTTGCAGCCTTTCTTGGACCCTACGCCTGCCTGCATCCAGATACAGGGCCGTTGGATTTTATCCTTTCCGGATTGCCACAAGGTTTGGGGTCTTGAATATACCTGTTTTTTTGATTGGGTTTTCATGGTCTCATTCATTTGGTGTCTCCTTTAGAAAATTGGTTTGTTATTTTGAGTTTTTCTATGGATACAAAAGAGCAAAAAGGATACCAAACAGTGTTTTGACAGGGCAGGTTATGGATTTTTTCTTTTTCCACAGGCTTTTTGGGCCTTTTTAAAAAAAAAGGGGCAATTGACTATATGTGGTTTTTTGTAACACTTATGTTCCTCCTGAACCTGTAATTCAGGTGAAATCCTTTGATATAAAGACGTATAGGCTCTTGTTGGATTTTTCTGCATGAGTATGGATATTTTCAACAGTCCCAAAGAAAATACCATCAGTTCCTGAAACGTATTATGGTATTTTTCTATCTGTCCGAAACCTGAAATAACTATTTCTTGCTTCCAGGAAAGCGCCTATGGTAAAAATTAAGATGATTCCAGTTTTATTCATTCATTATTAAAGGAACCTGTCGTGAACTTTCCTCAAAATGAAATGGATACCATTTTGAATGGTATTCGTGATTTTATTCTGATAATATCCCCTGACCGGGAGATCCTGAAAGTCAATGACGCGTTCTTAAAGCATATGAATTATGCCAGGGAGGATGTTATTGGCCGCAAATGCTATGAGGTTTTCAAAGAGGTCACGCGCAAAAGCAGCAATTGTCATTCAAAATGCCCCCTGGAAAAAGTGATCCGCGAAAAGCGTCACTGCCAGGCGGAATTGACCCGGCTGGGATCTGATGGCAAAATCAAATATACGGAATTGACGATTTTTCCCATCTGGGAGAAAAAGGGAAAAATTTCCAAATTCATTGAAATCAGCCGGGATATCACTAAACGCAAAACCGATGAAAAGCAGAACCAGGATCATTTGAGGAAAATGGTTGAGGAGCGCACCCGGCAGCTCAAAGAGACCCATGAACGGATGCTTCACCAGGATAAAATGGCCTCTCTTGGAAAATTGTCTTCTTCTGTTGTACATGAGATCAATAATCCTGTGGCCGGGATTTTGAACCTGATCATGCTGTGCAAACGGATTTTAAAGGAAGATGATATCAAACACGATGAACTGGACCTGTTTGGTCAATACCTGGATCTCATGGAAACCGAAATTCGCAGGATCGGCAGGATTGTGAGTAATCTTCTGGTTTTTGCCCGGCACTCCAAGATTGAGGTGGTCAAATTTGATGTGAACGAATTGATTGAACAGACCTTGATTCTTAATTCAAATCTGTTAAAAATAAATAAGATAAGGGTTATAGAAGAGCTTGAACATAACCTGCCTTTGATCTGCGGTTCTGAAGATCAGCTCAAGCAGGTGATCATGAATCTGATCTCAAATGCTGTGGAAAGCATGTCCAGGGTCTCAAAAAAACGGTTGACCATCAGAACTTTCAGCAAACCTGAAAAAAAAGCCGTGGGGATTGAGGTCGGTGATACAGGTGCCGGTATTTCTCAGGAGATGATTTCAAAGATATTTGAGCCTTTTTTTACCACCAAACAAAAAGGCAAAGGTGTCGGGCTTGGCCTGTCCGTGGTATACGGGATCATAAAGGAACATGGCGGCCGGTTGTTTGTGGATTCAACACCGGAAAAAGGGACTTTGTTTTCCATTACCCTTTTCCAGGAACTGGATCAAAAAAAAAGTGGGTCAACATTATCCTTGCCGGATCAGCCGGGTTAATTATAAACGCATAAAATCGCTTTTAGTTGATTTGATTCACAATTTTTTCAACTACTTTTTCTGCGGTATCTCCAAACAGAGTTTCAACTTCCACCAGATTAAGATATTTATCATCCCATTGGAAATTATCACTTTCAAGAATCCAGTCTTTTAGCCTGTTGTATTTGCCGCCTAGGGCTTTGATTTTTTTCAGGAGTGACACTTCACTGGATGGTTTAAAGTTGATATTTAAAGACAGAATATATTCAATGATATTGGGCGTGGCCGGATTTGAAGAAATGATTGGTATAACCAGTATGTTTTTTTTGTCTTTTCTGCCTTTCCCGATATAAACATTTCCTTCCCTGACAATAATATTTTTAGTTCCCTTAAGCCTGGGGTCTGTTTCCACACGAGATGGTTTGTCTTTCAGTGATCCTGTTTTATTCACTATTTTAATTTTTGTTTCATGGTTAACCTCTCCTAAAAGGTTTAAGCCGGAGATCTGATAGAGCAGGGCGCCATTGATCCTGGAAATAACCTCCTGGAGGTTCTTGATCACCAGAACATTCGTGTTGGTAACCTGGGAAATTTGAATATGATTGGCTGCAAGTTCATCAAAGACAAGACCTTCAAATTTTTCCCTGATTCTGCTGGTTCCCACGGTCACGGTTTTTGCCTGGTGCTTGATGGCATCAACCGGCCTTGCAAGGGTGTTTATTGCCTGACCCATGGTGTCAAAAAAGGTGTCTAACATGTTGGAAGGTGTGCCCTTTGTCTCAAAATCAATCTCAAAATCAGATACCGGTAATCTGCCGGACAGGTATTTTAACAGCAGTGTCAGATTGGCAACATTATCAAGCCCCATGGCAGCAGGAAATCCGCCTTGGCGTCGTTTTTTTGAAAAATCATTATAGAATTGGGCAATGGTTTCCCTGAATTTTTTTTCCAGAAGAACTTCATACACGTCATGTCCCATGGATGTATATTCTTCCAGAAGATTTTGCACTTGGGCTCTTCCTTTATACATAAACCTGGAACCTTCATTGATGGCAAGAGCTGCATAATACCCCCATATGTGTCCCACAAGAGTATTCAGGACAGGAGCAAAGTGTTCTTTTATTTCAGGGATTTTAAATACATCCCTGGCATAAAGGTCAAACCGGTCTTCTCCAATGGTGGTGATGACCACAGGCGTTGCTTTGTGCGCATGGAAGATTGCCGTATCTTTTATGATATCACCCAGTACGCTTTCCCTTGTGCCAGCGGCACAGATGATGATCAAGGGTTCGCTGGACAGGTCAATGTGTTTTTTGTCTTCAATGAAATCCGATGAAATGGTTTTATAGCAAAGCTCACTGAGTTTGATCCTGATCTCATCGGCAGAGGTCTTGTTTGAGCCTGACCCGACAGTTGCCCAATAGTTTTTAGAGACTGCACACCGGTAAGCTGACTCTTTGATTTGCTCTTTCATTGCCAGTATGGTTCTCATTTTATCCGGCAGATCCATGATGTCGTTGATCTGTTCGGTAATAAATTCATTTGACCTGGTTTTTGTCATACCGGCAATGTGAAGGCCTAAAACAGCGCCTGCGGCAAGTTGTGAATAAAATGCTTTTGTGGATGCCACAGACATCTCAATATCCCGGCCGGAGCTGGTGTAAAAAACACCGTCTGTTTTAAAGGTCAGATCAGAGTCTCTTCTGTTTACAATGGCCAGGGTCTTTGCACCACAGGCTTTTACCATGTCAACCGTCCGGTTGGTATCGGTTGTGGTGCCGGACTGGCTAATGGCGACAACAAGGGTGTCAGCCATTGTTTTTTCAGTGTTTTTTTCTTCAGCAATACAGAATCCGGAAAGCTCTGATGATTTCAAGGCTCTGATATCAATTGCCATATCCTTCATATAAAAATTCAACAGGTCTGCACAGCCCTGTGCTGCAACGCCAGCAGTCCCCTGGCCGATAAAATGCACTTTTTTAATTTTGTTGTTTTTAATGTCTTCTTCCAGAGATCTTGGAATCACTGTCTCGTCAAGTATTGTTGAGAACAAAGATGTTTTTGGGGATAGTTTGAATTTGTTTTCAAGGGTTTTTTCAACCGAGTCCGGGGATTCTGAAATTTCTTTTAAAAAATAGTGGGGAAAATTTTGCCGGTCAATATCGCGTGACGTAATTTTGCTTGTCAGAACGTGATCTTTTTCTATCTGGATAGGGGTGCTGTCATAATAAAAAGATTGAATTCCTGATACGCCGCCTTCTGATTTCTGGTCAAGAATAACAATCTGGCCTTTTTTTTCTCCATTGAGTTTGATGTATTTTGGAGTCTCCTCGACAATTCCGTAAAGTTCAGATGCTGCAATATAATGATCTTGCGCAATTCCGACAAAAATGGCCTGTCCGCTTCCTTTTTGGGCTAAAAACAGCTTTCCTGGGGCCAAATCCGTATGCATGCTGATGGCATGGGAACCTTCAAAATCGTTGACAGCCAGCCTGAAAGCCTCTTCAATGGTGTTGTCGTGCTTCAGGTAGTGTTCGATTTGAAGGGGGATCAATTTTGTGTCTGTATTAATATCTTCATGGATTTTTTCATATCTTGCCTCATACTCTGTTTTTAATTCAAGATAATTGTCAATATCGCCATTCAGGCAGACATGGACGATGCCTGTTTGAGTAATTTTTTTATCTATGGAGGTGTTGTCCTGTGGATGGCAGTTGGCTTCTGTAATGTCTCCTACAGAAGCCCATCGGGTGTGAGCTGATATGGAATTTGCAACAAATTTATAATTGACAAGCAATTGAAGTATGAGATCATTTTTGATCTGGTTTCGGATAAAGGATATATTATCCCCCAGAGAACCGATTTCCGCAGCAAACTTATATACAAAGGAAATGGAAATAAAATGATTTTGGTCCTGCATGAATGTATCATTTATGGTCAGGCTGTTATTGATAAGTACCCGGCGGTTTGTCCGCTGTTTTAACCTGTCGGAAAGTCCGGTATTTATCAGATCGTTCCTGAAATTTTCAAACTCCTGTTTTGGAAAGGTGAACATAACGGAGATTCCGGCAGAATCTCTTCCCCTGACCTCAAGCCGGTCAATACTGTTCAACACGGCATTTATTCTTTTGAATACATTTAATCCTTCAGAGTTGCCTGAATCTTCAAGACCCTTGGCAAGATTGCTGATTGCCGTGATGTTGTTTGCAATCTCTTTTTTCAGGCACCAGCTGATATCATGAAGTGTTTCAAGACGTAGGGAAATGGTTTTTGCATCTTTTGCAGATAAATTTGCAGATTTTTTTTTAAATAATGATGTTTGATCTGTAATTAATTTGTCGATATGGCCTGTAATAGAAGCAAGCAGTTCTTTTTTTTCTTTGCTGAAAAACAGATTGGAAAATACATTTTCCTGTTTAAGCCCCTGGCATTTTTCAAATAATCGGTTTAAAAAATCATCACCGCAAAGAAAATCATCCGTGATGGAGATTGCATCAGTGGACAGGCTGCCGGTCTTTAAAGAAAGAACCCTTTTAAGGATTTGATCTAAATCAAATTGTTGAGGGGGATTATTGCCTTTAAATGCAATAAATGCCGAGATACCACACGATACGGTATTGGGTTTATCCGGGAAGACAATAATGCTGTTTTCTTTTGCTGCTGTCATGGATTTTCCGAATTCAATATTTGTTGAAAATAATTTTTTGATCTGATTGAAAAAAAGGCTTGAAAACATTTTTCCGTATAGCTTCATTCTTTACTCCCCGTTAAAAAGTTTTGAACATTACAATTGTGCCGTGGCGTAAGTTTTTTTAAAATATTTTTTTAAAATCATCTTTGCATATGTACCGGCTTTTGTTCCAATATATTCTCTGTGCCCGACAACAATAGATAAAGCAATTTTTTTATTTGTTGTTTTTTCATTCCCAAAACCGGTGAACCAGTCGTATTTAACAGTATGCTCTTTATTATACAAAGAGCCTGTCTTTCCTCCAATCGTGAGTTTGGAAAGAACGGCATCTTTTGAAGAGCCTCTAAAGGATTTTCTGGCAGTGCCCTTTGATACGGTTTTTTTCATCAATTGCATCATTGTTGTTGCTGTTTCAGGGCGTATGGCTTTTTTATAGGTTGCTTGTTTGTTTTTGTAAATGATTTTTCCATCAGGGTCTGTCACATGTTCAACAATACTGGGCAGCATTATATCGCCTGAATTTACCACGGCCGATATGAGCATGGCACCGAATAGAGGAGAGATAGTGGTGTCTGTGTTAAATCCGCATCCAAGTTCAGCCAGGTGGTACTCGCTGCTGTTTGTTTCAAACCGGCCGGAAAAAAAAGGCAGTTCCGAATGGATGATCTGGTTGAATCCAAATGCATCTGCATAGGATTCAAGTCGTTTCTCCCCAAGGTGGTTTTTACCGATTTTACCGAATACCGGGTTTACGGATTCTGCAAAAGCCCTGGAAAAAGAAATTTTACAGGAGTATTTGTTTTTAACATCTTTAAGTTGCCGTTTATACAGGGTGTACTTGTTTCCGTTAAAGTACAATGTTGTTCCCGGGGTGTATCCCAGGGTTTCAACAGCGGCTGAAGCCGTTATGATTTTAAAGATACTTGCTGCAGGATAGTTTGATGCAATACAGGGGTTGGCATTTGGATTTTCAAGATCAAATCCTGTCATGGCAATGATTTTTCCCGTATCAGCTTCCATGACAACAAAAGCGATCCGCTGCGGTTTTCCACGAGTTAATTTTTTGAGTCGGTCCAGCACGGACAATAAATATTCTTGAAGATCAACATCAATGCTCGTGGTAATTTTATAGCTGGTTTCCGGGGTGTCCAGAAAAAAAATATTTTTATCTGTTTTGGTAAATTTTGTGGTGCTGATAATCTGGTTTAATTGGTTTTTTGACAATAATTTTTGTTCTTTTGGATTTTTTTGGGAGTTTGCAGCAAGCGTTTTTTTGACGGTTTTGCGGTCGTCATCTTTATTTTCCGGTGCTTGAATTTTAAAACTTTGGATGCCCGAGATCAAAATCAAGAGGAAAACCAAGCCGGTTATCACTTTTATGGTTGCTAAAAATTTCTTTTTTTTTCTTTTTTTAACAATATAGTTGGATTGAAAATCCCGCCAGGAGTTTTCTTTTTTATTAATAATCAAATGAATACCTATGCAAGCAATTTTCAGCAAGTAGTTAATATATCGTTTCTATTGTGTTTAAATTTTGATTGATCGTGCTGTTTTTTGTGGTAAATTCAGTATTGTCAGGTCAGGCTGGTAAAAAGTTCTGCCCAACAGTGTGGAGTTTGAAGTAATCCACACTGTCAAGGTTGTTTGGTCTTTTTTAATCCAAAACCTTTGTACCGATGAATTTAATTGCAACAATACGATACAATGGAAATTGATACAAGAGATATTGCCATTATTTTACCTGGTTTCCCGGCACAATTTTTTTGTCAAAACCGGACAGCACAAGCTTTTTTTTGTTGTTGGCGGCAAGGATCATCCCCTGGGAAAGTTCTCCCATAAGTTTTGCTTCTTTCAAGTTTGCAACAACAATCACCTGTTTGCCTACGATCTGTTCGGGTGTATAGTCCTTTGCAATTCCTGCAATGACCTGCCGCACCTCAGCACCAAGATCCACCTGAAGCTTTAATAGCTTGTTGGATTTTTCAATTTTCTCAGCCTTTACAACGGTTCCTGTCCTTAAATCAATTTTTGCAAAATCATCAATTGTGATTTCTTTTTTTAATGCCGGTTTAAAAGACTTGGTGGCTGCAACAGTTTCTTTGGGGGGGATTTTATCCGTATCAATTCTTGGAAACAATATCCCGGGTTTTTCTACCAGTGTTCCTGGTTTGATCTGTCCCCATGAAGCTGTTTCTTCCAGGGTGTAAAATCCGTTTTCCTTTTTTGCCATGCAAAGGGTTTTTTGCATTTTATAGGATGTGTCAGGCATAATAGGATAAATCAGGCAGGAAACAACCCGTAACCCCTCGATCAGGTTATACAGAACCGTTGCAAGAACAGGGGTGTTGGCTTCATCCTTGGCCAGAGCCCAGGGTTCATTGGTATCAATATATTTATTCATGATGCTGATAAATTGCCAGACAGCTCCCACGCCTTTATGGAATTCACACACGGCCATGGCTTGTTCAAAAGCATCAATGGCAGTTTTTGCATCAGATTCCAGGGACAGGGATTTTTTTTGTTCGATTTGCAGGTCCAATCCTTTTACCTCGCCATTGAAATAGCGATGGGTCATGGAAAGGATTCTTGAAAAAACATTTCCAAGATCATTTGCAAGGTCTGAGTTGATTCTTGAGACAATAGTTTCCTCTGTGAAATTTGCATCCAGGCCAAAGACCATTTCCCTCATGAGAAAATATCTGAAAGAATCCACGCCGTACTGCGCCGTCACCTGAACAGGATCTGTGACATTACCGATGCTTTTGGACATTTTGCTGCCTTTGACATTCCAGAACCCGTGAACATTCAAGCCATTATAAATCGGTATTCCAGCAGCTTTGAGCATGATGGGCCAGTAAATCCCGTGGGGCTTGATAATGTCTTTTGCCACAAAATGGCGGGTTGTGGGCCAGAATTTTTTGAACCGCTCACCATCAGGGTATTCCAGTGCTGAAATATAATTTACAAGGGCGTCAAACCAGACATAGGTGACATAATCTTCGTCAAAGGGCAGGGTTATCCCCCATGTCAGCCGGGATTTCGGTCTTGAAATGCAAAGGTCTTCCAGGGGTTCCTTTAAAAAAGAAAGAATTTCATTTTTGTACTGGGCAGGCCGGATAAAATCAGGATTGGTTTTAATGTGATTGATGAGCCATTCCTGGTATTTGCTCATTTTGAAAAAATAATTGGATTCTTTTATAATCTCGGGTGCGGTTCCATGATCCGGGCATTTGCCGTCCACAAGTTCCCTTTCCTGGTAAAAGCGTTCACATCCAAAACAATACAGTCCCTCATAGCTTGAAAAATAGATATCTCCTGACTCATAAATTTTTGACAGAACCTTTTTGACCACTTGAATATGATTTGGATCTGTTGTTCTGATAAATCGGTTGTTTTTAATGTTTAATACAGGCAATAAATCCTGAAACAGCTTGCTGATTATGTCGGCATACTCTTTTGGTGTTGTTTGCCTGGCTTTTGCCGCCTGGACAATCTTGTCCCCATGTTCATCGGTTCCGGTTAAAAAAAAGGTGTCATGGTTATCCATCTGCTT belongs to Desulfobacula toluolica Tol2 and includes:
- a CDS encoding PAS domain-containing sensor histidine kinase, which gives rise to MNFPQNEMDTILNGIRDFILIISPDREILKVNDAFLKHMNYAREDVIGRKCYEVFKEVTRKSSNCHSKCPLEKVIREKRHCQAELTRLGSDGKIKYTELTIFPIWEKKGKISKFIEISRDITKRKTDEKQNQDHLRKMVEERTRQLKETHERMLHQDKMASLGKLSSSVVHEINNPVAGILNLIMLCKRILKEDDIKHDELDLFGQYLDLMETEIRRIGRIVSNLLVFARHSKIEVVKFDVNELIEQTLILNSNLLKINKIRVIEELEHNLPLICGSEDQLKQVIMNLISNAVESMSRVSKKRLTIRTFSKPEKKAVGIEVGDTGAGISQEMISKIFEPFFTTKQKGKGVGLGLSVVYGIIKEHGGRLFVDSTPEKGTLFSITLFQELDQKKSGSTLSLPDQPG
- a CDS encoding SIS domain-containing protein gives rise to the protein MKLYGKMFSSLFFNQIKKLFSTNIEFGKSMTAAKENSIIVFPDKPNTVSCGISAFIAFKGNNPPQQFDLDQILKRVLSLKTGSLSTDAISITDDFLCGDDFLNRLFEKCQGLKQENVFSNLFFSKEKKELLASITGHIDKLITDQTSLFKKKSANLSAKDAKTISLRLETLHDISWCLKKEIANNITAISNLAKGLEDSGNSEGLNVFKRINAVLNSIDRLEVRGRDSAGISVMFTFPKQEFENFRNDLINTGLSDRLKQRTNRRVLINNSLTINDTFMQDQNHFISISFVYKFAAEIGSLGDNISFIRNQIKNDLILQLLVNYKFVANSISAHTRWASVGDITEANCHPQDNTSIDKKITQTGIVHVCLNGDIDNYLELKTEYEARYEKIHEDINTDTKLIPLQIEHYLKHDNTIEEAFRLAVNDFEGSHAISMHTDLAPGKLFLAQKGSGQAIFVGIAQDHYIAASELYGIVEETPKYIKLNGEKKGQIVILDQKSEGGVSGIQSFYYDSTPIQIEKDHVLTSKITSRDIDRQNFPHYFLKEISESPDSVEKTLENKFKLSPKTSLFSTILDETVIPRSLEEDIKNNKIKKVHFIGQGTAGVAAQGCADLLNFYMKDMAIDIRALKSSELSGFCIAEEKNTEKTMADTLVVAISQSGTTTDTNRTVDMVKACGAKTLAIVNRRDSDLTFKTDGVFYTSSGRDIEMSVASTKAFYSQLAAGAVLGLHIAGMTKTRSNEFITEQINDIMDLPDKMRTILAMKEQIKESAYRCAVSKNYWATVGSGSNKTSADEIRIKLSELCYKTISSDFIEDKKHIDLSSEPLIIICAAGTRESVLGDIIKDTAIFHAHKATPVVITTIGEDRFDLYARDVFKIPEIKEHFAPVLNTLVGHIWGYYAALAINEGSRFMYKGRAQVQNLLEEYTSMGHDVYEVLLEKKFRETIAQFYNDFSKKRRQGGFPAAMGLDNVANLTLLLKYLSGRLPVSDFEIDFETKGTPSNMLDTFFDTMGQAINTLARPVDAIKHQAKTVTVGTSRIREKFEGLVFDELAANHIQISQVTNTNVLVIKNLQEVISRINGALLYQISGLNLLGEVNHETKIKIVNKTGSLKDKPSRVETDPRLKGTKNIIVREGNVYIGKGRKDKKNILVIPIISSNPATPNIIEYILSLNINFKPSSEVSLLKKIKALGGKYNRLKDWILESDNFQWDDKYLNLVEVETLFGDTAEKVVEKIVNQIN
- a CDS encoding penicillin-binding transpeptidase domain-containing protein, which produces MIINKKENSWRDFQSNYIVKKRKKKKFLATIKVITGLVFLLILISGIQSFKIQAPENKDDDRKTVKKTLAANSQKNPKEQKLLSKNQLNQIISTTKFTKTDKNIFFLDTPETSYKITTSIDVDLQEYLLSVLDRLKKLTRGKPQRIAFVVMEADTGKIIAMTGFDLENPNANPCIASNYPAASIFKIITASAAVETLGYTPGTTLYFNGNKYTLYKRQLKDVKNKYSCKISFSRAFAESVNPVFGKIGKNHLGEKRLESYADAFGFNQIIHSELPFFSGRFETNSSEYHLAELGCGFNTDTTISPLFGAMLISAVVNSGDIMLPSIVEHVTDPDGKIIYKNKQATYKKAIRPETATTMMQLMKKTVSKGTARKSFRGSSKDAVLSKLTIGGKTGSLYNKEHTVKYDWFTGFGNEKTTNKKIALSIVVGHREYIGTKAGTYAKMILKKYFKKTYATAQL
- the metG gene encoding methionine--tRNA ligase, producing the protein MNTQKQYFTTPIYYVNAKPHLGHAYTSICADVATRFKQMDNHDTFFLTGTDEHGDKIVQAAKARQTTPKEYADIISKLFQDLLPVLNIKNNRFIRTTDPNHIQVVKKVLSKIYESGDIYFSSYEGLYCFGCERFYQERELVDGKCPDHGTAPEIIKESNYFFKMSKYQEWLINHIKTNPDFIRPAQYKNEILSFLKEPLEDLCISRPKSRLTWGITLPFDEDYVTYVWFDALVNYISALEYPDGERFKKFWPTTRHFVAKDIIKPHGIYWPIMLKAAGIPIYNGLNVHGFWNVKGSKMSKSIGNVTDPVQVTAQYGVDSFRYFLMREMVFGLDANFTEETIVSRINSDLANDLGNVFSRILSMTHRYFNGEVKGLDLQIEQKKSLSLESDAKTAIDAFEQAMAVCEFHKGVGAVWQFISIMNKYIDTNEPWALAKDEANTPVLATVLYNLIEGLRVVSCLIYPIMPDTSYKMQKTLCMAKKENGFYTLEETASWGQIKPGTLVEKPGILFPRIDTDKIPPKETVAATKSFKPALKKEITIDDFAKIDLRTGTVVKAEKIEKSNKLLKLQVDLGAEVRQVIAGIAKDYTPEQIVGKQVIVVANLKEAKLMGELSQGMILAANNKKKLVLSGFDKKIVPGNQVK